One part of the Vicia villosa cultivar HV-30 ecotype Madison, WI unplaced genomic scaffold, Vvil1.0 ctg.000359F_1_1, whole genome shotgun sequence genome encodes these proteins:
- the LOC131627366 gene encoding uncharacterized protein LOC131627366, with translation MGKRGRPPRRQVVQTPPASVRVFSPTSSSHGNGNTSGGTTISTEVNTLIGSEPILHTIPEEEKEHSEEPPQPWVDVIKGNRTSSSGLNIEYTPPSIVNGEIEVVLEDQDVVSELKFWENALIMYVVGGNLTMTAVRKFMMKTWDFAALPELYYNEEGYFIIKMRSKEDKDVVLRKGPYTIFRQPMFLQEWRPYFSLDKDAIRVMPLWVTFPQLPLAFWGESSIGKVASAIGKPIMTDECTAKKLRITYARVLIEVDITAELKEAIYIRDPQGNRMQQQVEYEWKPAFCRKCNKGGHDCEKLNIKKAQMTQKWVQKHPADGEIANSKPKPAGGEIANSKPKPTNGGTEDDWKIVTSNSRIATVKGKAIRIDTVGHNEEIIGCSNGFDILGMEDGKMVDAT, from the coding sequence ATGGGGAAACGTGGACGGCCGCCGCGGAGACAGGTGGTCCAAACGCCACCGGCGAGTGTGAGGGTCTTCTCGCCGACTTCATCTTCTCATGGGAATGGTAACACATCTGGGGGTACTACAATTTCAACTGAGGTAAACACTTTGATAGGGTCTGAACCAATTTTGCACACGATACCAGAAGAGGAGAAAGAACATTCAGAGGAACCACCTCAACCATGGGTGGATGTCATCAAAGGCAATAGAACTTCATCGAGTGGGCTGAACATTGAATATACACCTCCCTCTATTGTCAATGGTGAAATTGAAGTTGTACTCGAGGATCAGGATGTGGTTTCAGAGCTAAAGTTTTGGGAAAATGCCCTGATTATGTATGTCGTTGGTGGCAATCTGACAATGACTGCAGTGAGGAAGTTCATGATGAAGACCTGGGATTTTGCTGCATTACCAGAACTCTACTACAATGAAGAAGGATACTTTATCATCAAGATGAGGTCGAAAGAAGATAAGGATGTGGTGCTAAGGAAAGGACCGTATACCATCTTTAGGCAGCCAATGTTCTTACAGGAATGGAGACCGTACTTTTCATTGGATAAAGATGCTATTCGAGTTATGCCATTATGGGTCACCTTTCCCCAATTACCACTTGCATTTTGGGGTGAGAGTAGTATTGGCAAAGTGGCAAGCGCCATAGGTAAACCAATTATGACTGACGAATGCACTGCGAAGAAATTACGCATCACATATGCTCGTGTACTCATTGAAGTTGACATTACTGCAGAACTTAAAGAAGCCATTTATATTCGGGATCCTCAAGGAAATAGAATGCAACAACAAGTTGAATATGAGTGGAAGCCGGCTTTTTGTAGGAAATGCAACAAGGGTGGTCATGATTGTGAGAAACTGAATATTAAGAAGGCCCAGATGACCCAAAAGTGGGTTCAGAAACACCCTGCAGATGGGGAAATTGCCAATAGCAAGCCTAAGCCAGCAGGTGGAGAAATTGCCAATAGCAAGCCTAAGCCAACAAATGGAGGGACTGAGGACGATTGGAAAATAGTTACTTCTAACAGTAGGATTGCTACAGTTAAAGGTAAAGCTATCAGAATTGATACAGTTGGGCATAATGAAGAGATAATTGGATGCAGCAACGGTTTTGACATCCTTGGGATGGAGGATGGCAAAATGGTGGATGCTACATGA
- the LOC131627352 gene encoding protein NODULATION SIGNALING PATHWAY 2-like — protein sequence MDMEIDMDAIHHLDFSGISSTLTNTPSSDDGYGCNWNHWSPIVNWDTFTGAPDDFHHLMDTIIEDRTTILDQFSPTTTTTTTTTEEEEEAETTTTTTTNTTTISTTETTQTVGDGNDLKGLKLVHLLMAGAEALTGSTKSRDLARVILVRLKEMVSQHANGSNMERLAAYFTEALHGLLEGAGGAHNNHNNKHYLTTSGPHDNQNDTLAAFQLLQDMSPYVKFGHFTANQAILESVAHERRVHVVDYDIMEGVQWASLIQALASNNNSPHLRITALSRTGTGRRSIATVQETGRRLTSFAASLGQPFSFHHCRLDSDETFRPSSLKLVRGEALVFNCMLNLPHLSYRAPDSVASFLNGAKSLNPKLVTLVEEENGSVIGGFVERFMDTLHHYSAVFDSLEAGFPMQNRARALVERVFFGPRIAGSLGRIYRTGGDGEEERTSWGEWLTAAGFRGVPVSFANHCQAKLLLGLFNDGYKVEEVGVGSNKLVLDWKSRRLLSASVWSFSSDSDL from the coding sequence ATGGACATGGAAATAGACATGGATGCTATCCACCACCTCGACTTCTCCGGAATCAGCAGCACCCTCACCAACACCCCTTCTTCTGACGATGGTTACGGTTGCAACTGGAACCACTGGTCCCCGATAGTCAACTGGGACACCTTCACAGGTGCCCCAGATGACTTTCACCACCTCATGGATACTATCATCGAGGACAGAACCACTATCCTCGACCAGTTCAGCCcaaccaccaccaccacaacCACAACCACCGAGGAGGAAGAAGAAGCCGAAACAACCACAACCACTACCACGAAcacaacaacaatatcaacaacGGAAACAACACAAACAGTTGGCGATGGAAATGATTTAAAGGGGCTAAAACTAGTGCACCTATTGATGGCTGGCGCAGAAGCCTTAACCGGCTCCACCAAGAGCCGCGACTTAGCCCGAGTGATATTGGTTCGGCTCAAGGAAATGGTTTCACAACACGCCAACGGCTCCAACATGGAAAGACTCGCCGCTTATTTCACCGAAGCTCTTCACGGCCTACTAGAAGGCGCCGGGGGTGCgcacaacaaccacaacaacaaacATTACCTCACCACCAGCGGACCCCACGACAACCAAAACGACACACTCGCTGCTTTCCAACTACTCCAAGACATGTCTCCTTACGTCAAGTTCGGCCACTTCACGGCCAATCAAGCCATACTCGAGTCCGTGGCCCACGAACGCCGCGTCCATGTCGTCGACTACGACATTATGGAAGGGGTCCAATGGGCTTCACTAATCCAAGCCCTAGCTTCCAACAACAACAGCCCGCATCTCCGGATCACCGCATTATCACGAACCGGAACAGGAAGGAGGTCAATCGCCACCGTACAAGAAACCGGCCGCCGTTTAACCTCCTTCGCCGCTTCCCTCGGCCAGCCGTTTTCTTTTCACCACTGCAGGTTAGACTCCGACGAAACCTTCCGTCCTTCTTCTTTAAAGCTTGTTCGAGGAGAGGCTTTGGTTTTCAACTGCATGCTGAATCTTCCTCATCTTAGTTATCGTGCACCCGACTCAGTTGCTTCGTTTTTAAACGGAGCAAAATCTTTAAACCCGAAGCTTGTGACATTAGTCGAGGAGGAAAATGGATCTGTCATCGGCGGATTCGTGGAGCGGTTCATGGACACGCTTCATCATTACTCAGCGGTGTTTGATTCGTTAGAGGCTGGTTTTCCGATGCAGAATCGTGCCAGGGCTTTGGTGGAGCGAGTGTTTTTTGGGCCCCGAATCGCGGGTTCATTGGGCCGGATATATAGAACAGGCGGAGACGGAGAGGAGGAGAGAACGTCATGGGGGGAGTGGTTAACTGCGGCGGGGTTTAGAGGTGTTCCGGTAAGCTTTGCAAACCATTGCCAAGCGAAGCTGTTGTTGGGTCTTTTCAATGATGGGTATAAGGTTGAAGAGGTGGGTGTCGGTAGTAATAAGTTGGTGTTGGATTGGAAATCACGGCGTTTGCTTTCTGCATCTGTTTGGAGtttttcttcagattctgatttatAG